In Melanotaenia boesemani isolate fMelBoe1 chromosome 5, fMelBoe1.pri, whole genome shotgun sequence, the DNA window GGAGCCCGCAGAGTGATGAGAGGACACGGCTGCGGTTGGCAGAAGATGACCGGGATTGGAGGCAGAGGTGCCAAGGAACGGGCAAATGAGATCGGAAGCGGCTAGAACCAGATGCAGCCGGGATCAGAAGAAGGCGGCTGAGAGCTGGAGGAGGCGGCATGCCGCTAGACTTCGGAGGAGTGGCGGGCGGATTGTGTCGGGAGCGCAACAGCCGACCTGGGATCCATGGTGCAGCTACTCAGTAAATCTTCCTGTCAGTAATCTGTACTTGAAGCAAGGCGCAGGCTGCTGGGTAGGCAAAAAGGGGTAGGGGCATTTCCCAGTGAAAAAGGACTGCCGCGTTTACCTCTTCTCTACAGGTCATCGGTGGGCTCTACGACAGAGAAGAGCAGCAAGTGCCGGCAAGTGCCCACCCTGAACGCTGCCAGAGGCTGGTGCCTGGACATCCTATGGAGCATTTTAATAGCCAAGACTGGAAGATGGCTTACACTTGTATAggaataaactgttttaaaaccttGACCTTTTTTAGTGTGTGGCTGTTTAAATCTGCTTCCCTGAACTGAAAAGAACCTCCAGTGGCAGTGCCCTTATCGGGGCCACACGCCACCCGTGATATTTCCATTctctttttcttatgttttcatttgtccATGATGGTCAGTTACtgtattaaacattattttcaatggGTTATCTCTGTCAATAGTTTGATTTAGTCTGTTATTGTTGCTTTTGTCCATCGTGAAATAAACCAAACTCCTTTTAGACCTTGTGATCATTTGTCTCTGGTAAAAACAATTTCTGTTGTTACACTTGAATAAGATTTGTGGCCTGGAGAAGATGGTCTATGTTCATGTTGTGTCCACTCCTAGGGGGATAACACTAGCTAATTAATCAATGACCACCTCCCCCGCCCCTTtgttaataatacaaaaaaaaaaaaaaacagtcagagcttttctttcattcttcctACAAGAACAACTTGTTTTTAGTCCTCATCGTGACCAGGTCCTCTGCATCCTTGATGTTCAAGaattcttttctgtatttttagcCATCTGCCACCTCTTCTCTATAATCTTTGGTATCTGGGCTCTAAGAGTCCCCTCCTacactgttgccaactccttAGTAAGAAACGTAGCCATTGGCTAAATGTCGCTAAATCACGTCATCAcctaatttgcataataaaTCTGGTACATTTAggctgtgtccaaatgtccaccctactccctaacccctcgttcactacattgggctgcactacatagcacactacatagtgcactcattctcttggcgattcggacatgAAGCTGCTTATTTTTTCCTCGCCGCAAACCGTgtgactaccgccgtcaccacggcaaccacaacccgcgtcaagatgtcattccaaatccaatccaaagttgtgtgtaaatatttttttattccttatgttgtattttattctttgtttgcttataggtaatttcgcgcagctcaatttttttctcctccttgcgccatgttgagcttctgcccgcaatgcattgtggtctatattgacccgtctagtgaccatcgatgcacactacttttcaagatgcattgtgggtaattttgagtgccctacttatttctttctggacatttggacactccgacaaaatgggatgacccctatatagggcactatgtagggagtagggtacacattcggacacagccttaGTTGGGATAGAAGCTGCTATGGAGAGGAATGTCGGAGAGGAAAGTAAAGGTGAAAATTGAAAACACAACCTATAAATGTTTTgatctctctctcacacacacacacacacacacaacattattaataataaaataaaaataaattatttggttAATATGTTTtgtaattcagttttattaggcttagtagggtttttttttttttttaattaaaaattttttttaaattgaaattttgaatgtttttctccacactcctcattaatagacattactatcTGACTATAAGGAGCTTTGcgcgtttcattttcagcctggttaTGAAACAGGTGATCCTGTCCTGCTCTGACTGCTCTGGCTTAGAGCTGTGTGCTGCTGAGaaccaagcctcttctgagtgcttttggaagggggaggggcctgcacaGCACCAACTCCACATTGAAAAGAGTAAACTACattcattcacgtcagtctccaaaagtctccaatactaccagaaaaagttgctagatttcacttttgtgaaaaaaaaaggcgctagagggtctgaaaactcgttAAATGtagcgacaaagtcgctaagttggcaacactgctcTCTTATAATTTCTAAAATCCTAAAATTAGATTTTGTgatcctgaaaaatgggattttggatcagggtgatccaatcccactttgctttgaacaaccgggGTAAAAGTAAGCCGGACTACGTGATCCGCCGTCAAGAAAAAATGGATTACGAAATCCGGACagcttttatattaaattttttcaACAACCAGCCTCTTGATGTAATTTCATAACCTATTTTTCTTCACCCTGAGatgttttacttaaatttttagTCAAGAAAATCATCTTACCAGTAGATGCAGTGATGCTGACTCCACTGCTTCTgatgttctcaaacacagagaagagagtgaatgtgtatgtagctccagcagtgagagatgagactgtgtaagttactggtccatctccatctggtgcagaGATGTTTGTCTCTataccattaaactggagaacaaagctaacgttgttgttgactttattccactgcagagtgatactggtctcatcTTTTCCTGATAATCTGAAGTTTGCAGCTGAGACAGAAGAAAGCAGGTTTAAATAACTTTAGTATCCAGTAACAGCTGCATGCCTCATTGCTAACTGGCTAAATAAAGAACTTGCTTGGAAATGGAAACAAGACATCGTCAACTTTCAAATATGAAATGTGTCCTCGTTCCTTTAATGAGGccagagagattttttttcaataaaatcacaattttacTTTTAGTTAAAAGTTTAAGATTAAAAGTAAACAATATTCCTTAAACAATAAGCTGGTTTACAGTGATGTTACTGATCCTTAACATTATTCAAACATCTTCTCTTTGCTGCTTTTTACTGTAATCATGACAGCACAAGGAAGCTTCTGAGTACTGTTTGACAGTCTTAAAAAATGACAGTAGATGGCGCAATAGAgcctttttagaaaaaaatctaagtagcacatgtaaaaagtaaataaaatttaagacAGCTGCTTTATCTAAATCagttataaacaaaaatatttaaaatgtaaaattccaCCAAGAAGTAATGAAGttctttttaaacaactttaatgtaataaataacaGGTGATATGTGAGAGCGGATACATTACTTGGTGTGTAACAGATGAACGGTAAACTCTGGCTACAGTCCTCATCTGACCATTTTCCTGAGTCACCGAATTCTGCTGCCACACACTGCTGTGAGCCACTGTCTGGCTGACCGTTAGCCCAGTATTGAAACAGagagttgctgccatcagacCACTCTTTATACCGGTACAGACCGATCCACACAGTAGATCCACCTGCTATGTCTTTGATGatgttattttcagtttgatttcGTATGCTGTGAAGGAAAGAGCCGCATAACATCACAGTTAACTGAAGATTATCAAAGATCCACTGCACTCATTCATTTCAGATTAAACTGAGATTGTTtggaaataaaatcacaaattaatcaattttaatattttaggaaTCTCCACAAAACTGCCACTAGTACTTTAGAAAGCTAAAAAATATCTTGGTAGTGTTGTagtatttattttccatattaGTTTAGTAAGCCCTGGATAATGCAAATTAGTAATAGGAGGTaagatttcatttaaaaaaaagaggagcaaTAATATGActccagaaaaaaaagctttgaaagtaaaacaaagaaatcaacAGTCTTTGCTAGGAAACAGGCAAAAACATCCACTGGAACATAAACAACTGCCTTCTATTCCTCATAACTCTCTTATTAATCTAATCAATCTTTGTACTGctaaattctgaaaaaaaaagtgaaaatacccaaataattattttcatgaTGAATGTTCTGCATCAAAGAAAACTTTAGACAGAGCACAAATTATGTGgaattaataaaagaagaagacataATTCAGGCCAGTAATGCATCTGAGTATTCATTAATGTAAACTGTACCTGACCAGATCAACATAATTCTGCTTGCAGAATTGCTGAGCTTCAGTCCAATTTAAGAGCAAAGTTTGATCGAAAACGAGAGATGGTGTGCCGTTCACTGTGCCTGTAAAAATATGGATGGAAAGAGAAATAAACTGTCAAATAGACTAAACGATAAATCATGGTTAATTATTATATCTGCATAAACAAcatgtaatatatataaaagagaaatattaaaaataatgtcaGCATTTACTAATGTACTTCATATGCTGTAGAAACTCACCATTGTAGCACACAAAATTATGCTGCTCACTGCAGTTCATGTCATCCCATTTGCCATTAGCTCCAAGACTCACACAGTACTGTGTTCCACCAAAATTGTCCGGCTGGCCAGAATCCCAGTTTCTGAATGTCGTCTCTCCTTCACCGTAGAAGCTGCTGTCATTTAGGGACCATCTCCAGCTGTTTACCAGGTCATCTTGGAGACCTATCCAAGCCTTGCCTGTTtggaaatgttcatttaataaaagagTTGCAacataagatttttttctgtctttgtttttctttaacaattAACATGATATTTCttggttttctgtgtttgtgttgagtTTATTAAAGACGTGGATTTCCCCTGGAGGAAGTATACAAACTGTGTGTCCTCTACTCAGAACTCACCTGTAAAGGTTGATGTGGTGCTAACAACAGCATTGACGTCATCTGTGTTTTCTATGGTTGCCAGATCAGTGAAGTCATGTCTGCAGACACTCTGAGCACTAGTCCAGTTCAGCTGCGTGTTCACAAAGTAGTACTGACGAGTCTGTGCGAAGGCAACACTGAGCAGTGCTCCTGAAGCAAAACATATTCAGACAGAAGGCAAGGTAACATGTAATTCAAAGAATGAGACAtctttgctttattattttaaataaagttaaattcaattaaatacaTGTATCATAGCTGCATGATCAGTCTTCTTAACTTTATTTAGTCCTGTGAGATGAGCATTTATCAACATGGATTTACTTTTAACTAGACACATACTATTTGTCAAATATGCCTGAAAGATTTCAGCGAAACATAAAAGTGTTATTGTTCCTTTAGAAACCCTCATCTCTCCTCTCCAGGTATCTTTTACTAATTGAAACATGTTTAGCTTAAATAGGACTGATCACGAATGACGTCAAAATGCTATTTTTAGAACAGCGTACTGCGCAGGCGCCGCCGCCATATTGGATTCGGACAAACAACCTGTAGAGCGTGTATACTGTGTTTGTACGAGCAAAGTTGCATTCCGAATATCCgaatatttctttaacaaaaccaTTATGGTAACAACTAAACACTGCTGCTTCGGTGTCTGCCGAAGTGACTCGCGATATAGTGACCGTGAACATATGAAGGgagttttttttcattccatttcCAAAGCCCGGAAGAGAACCAGAGAAATGCCAACGTTGGGTACGAGCTTGTAAACGGGAGAGATTCACtgagaaaaatgtgacaaaggATACATACATTTGCTCTCTGCATTTCCTCGGTGGAAAAGGGCCAACAATTGATGATCCAGACCCAATACCAGCAACAACAACATCTGGACAGGTAGGTTCTTTGCCTTTTCCGCGGCAGAATGGTCATTCATACAGTTCATGATATCCTTTTTCCGTAGCTGGTTGTCCAGACAATTGCCTCTACGTACAGCTCCACTCTTTACTGAACTTAAGGCAACTTCTTGTCTTTCATTACTGGACGAACTATTATAactattattaattataatgtCTCGGATTCAGATGGATTTAAGACATTAGTGAGATCCCACCTGTTAATCCCACTTCTCAAGTATTGCTCAAGTAGTTATCTCAACTCAACCTCCTTTGTCTCAAtgtcttttccccttttttgctTACCTCTTGCTCCTATGGTAACCTTAGGAGAAGTAATTCAGCAACAAATGATCACAGAATGATACGAGTATGAGAAGCTCAAACTAGTCTCATGAGACAAGAATGAACAACAGATGATAAACTTTGCTTTACTGTGGGCAGTTGTCATGGAATCCAGTAGCTGAACACTCCACATTTTGTAACACAGGCTTTTTAGACCTTACCTCTCAAAGCCACCAAAGTATTAAGACTAATGGGccactatttatttttctttgacctgCCTGTCAGCTGGGTGTCAATAAAACAGGCCAAGCTTGCTCAGCCAATGTTctattgtcatgttttattttgtgattgtgtttttaaaccaaatgaGGTATTATCTTATAaaactcattttctgtttctaggTGGAGAAAATAGCCCGCAAAAGGAAAGCTCCTACCCAAAGAAATGAGGCTGTTT includes these proteins:
- the LOC121639259 gene encoding ladderlectin-like, with product MDWKLIVFVLTGALLSVAFAQTRQYYFVNTQLNWTSAQSVCRHDFTDLATIENTDDVNAVVSTTSTFTGKAWIGLQDDLVNSWRWSLNDSSFYGEGETTFRNWDSGQPDNFGGTQYCVSLGANGKWDDMNCSEQHNFVCYNGTVNGTPSLVFDQTLLLNWTEAQQFCKQNYVDLVSIRNQTENNIIKDIAGGSTVWIGLYRYKEWSDGSNSLFQYWANGQPDSGSQQCVAAEFGDSGKWSDEDCSQSLPFICYTPTANFRLSGKDETI